Proteins encoded within one genomic window of Mesobacillus subterraneus:
- a CDS encoding monovalent cation:proton antiporter family protein: protein MGHHASITSLVIVIIVAFLTPILLHRLKLNFIPVVVAEIIMGLIIGKSGFNIVHEDAWLGTLSTLGFLFLMFLSGLEIDFTAFSGNKKNNKKNASDKKEPNTFVVASIIFVGIFIVSLGLSYLFVLAGFIENVFLMTLIISTISLGVVVPTLKDAHLMKTNIGQTILLVAVIADLATMILLAVFVSIYDGGEGNTWLLLVLFAAGVGLYFIGRVFKNRTFIDALSTGTTQIGTRAVFALIILLVAISETVGAENILGAFLAGVLVSLLAPDQEMVHKLDSFGYGFLIPIFFVMVGVELDIWSLFSEKKLLLLIPLLLIALFLSKLIPVYLLKKWYDTKTVLAAGFLLTSTLSLVIAAATIGERMEMITPQMSGTLILVAVISSVLTPILFKKLFPQEKAEEVKVKVAFIGANQMTLPVSRALQSTLYEPVIFHTKQEKAEKQIADSVFEIIEMENYEIGTLEKHEVYEADIIVISTGDPDLNATIAVSAKEKGIDRVIARIESPDLAEKAQEEGIEVFSVLRSTESLLRAMIESPGVMTILTNQENSLHEIRMLNDHFDGMTLRRFPFTGDVIFVRILRENESIVPHGDTELRLNDRLIVTGSKEYVDELKRELEFCFWC, encoded by the coding sequence ATGGGACATCATGCTTCGATTACATCACTTGTAATCGTCATTATCGTTGCATTTTTAACACCTATTTTACTACACCGTTTAAAATTGAATTTCATACCAGTCGTAGTTGCTGAAATCATCATGGGCTTGATCATTGGTAAAAGCGGCTTTAACATTGTCCATGAAGATGCCTGGCTGGGCACATTGTCGACATTAGGCTTCTTATTCCTGATGTTCTTGAGTGGGTTGGAAATCGACTTCACCGCTTTTTCAGGTAATAAAAAGAACAATAAAAAGAACGCAAGTGATAAAAAAGAACCTAATACATTCGTTGTTGCTTCTATTATCTTTGTTGGCATCTTCATCGTATCACTGGGATTATCCTATTTATTTGTGCTCGCGGGCTTCATTGAGAACGTCTTTTTAATGACATTGATCATTTCGACGATTTCTTTGGGTGTGGTCGTTCCTACATTGAAAGACGCACATTTAATGAAAACAAATATTGGGCAGACAATCTTATTGGTTGCAGTTATCGCCGATTTGGCAACAATGATCCTGCTTGCAGTTTTCGTCTCTATTTATGACGGAGGAGAAGGAAATACATGGTTGCTGCTCGTTCTGTTCGCAGCAGGGGTTGGCCTGTATTTTATCGGACGGGTCTTCAAAAATAGAACCTTCATCGATGCGCTTTCCACTGGAACAACGCAAATCGGAACCCGAGCCGTCTTTGCACTTATCATTCTTCTGGTTGCCATTTCAGAAACAGTAGGTGCTGAAAATATCCTTGGGGCCTTCCTGGCAGGTGTGCTTGTTTCCTTGCTTGCCCCCGATCAGGAAATGGTCCATAAGCTTGATTCATTTGGCTATGGTTTCCTTATTCCGATTTTCTTCGTTATGGTTGGTGTTGAACTTGATATTTGGTCGTTGTTCAGTGAGAAAAAACTGCTACTGCTTATTCCATTGTTACTCATTGCATTATTTTTATCCAAGCTGATTCCTGTATATCTGTTGAAAAAATGGTATGACACAAAAACAGTTTTGGCAGCAGGCTTCCTGCTGACATCAACCTTGTCATTGGTCATTGCAGCTGCAACCATTGGGGAACGTATGGAAATGATTACACCACAAATGAGTGGGACCTTGATATTAGTTGCCGTAATTTCGAGTGTTTTGACACCAATTTTATTTAAAAAGCTGTTCCCTCAGGAGAAGGCAGAGGAAGTTAAAGTCAAAGTGGCATTCATTGGTGCAAACCAGATGACACTCCCTGTTTCTAGAGCGCTGCAATCTACTTTGTATGAGCCTGTAATTTTTCATACGAAGCAGGAAAAAGCTGAAAAGCAGATTGCTGATTCAGTCTTCGAAATCATCGAAATGGAAAATTACGAGATTGGAACCCTGGAAAAGCATGAGGTATATGAAGCGGATATTATCGTGATATCCACCGGGGATCCTGATTTGAATGCTACAATTGCAGTTAGTGCGAAAGAAAAAGGAATCGACCGTGTAATCGCCAGGATTGAAAGTCCGGATCTTGCCGAAAAAGCACAGGAAGAGGGAATCGAAGTCTTCTCGGTCCTTAGGTCAACTGAATCACTGTTGCGCGCGATGATTGAATCACCTGGAGTCATGACTATCCTGACTAACCAGGAAAATTCCCTGCATGAAATCAGAATGCTTAATGATCACTTTGACGGCATGACTCTTAGACGCTTCCCATTCACGGGAGATGTCATTTTTGTCCGTATTTTACGTGAGAATGAATCAATCGTTCCTCATGGAGATACCGAATTGAGGCTTAATGACCGTTTGATTGTGACAGGTTCGAAAGAGTACGTGGATGAGTTGAAACGAGAACTCGAATTCTGCTTCTGGTGTTAA
- a CDS encoding CotY/CotZ family spore coat protein, translating to MSCGKRKFDTDSCVADILKRVADAQDEVDNDEGDCDVSCHKSIQDLLAGATTPSTFDTIPLILYCKCEPFLGTGVQLLRRNGTSQSLRCIESYFFRVTKVDDNCAKLELLTTTDDPNGLHKCADPCSQINGERTTFYRTGICMTVDLDCFCAVVCLDPVATEDL from the coding sequence ATGTCTTGTGGAAAAAGAAAATTTGACACAGATAGTTGTGTAGCGGATATTTTAAAGCGAGTTGCAGACGCTCAAGACGAAGTTGACAACGATGAAGGTGATTGTGACGTCAGCTGCCATAAATCCATCCAGGATCTTCTTGCGGGAGCAACTACGCCATCTACTTTCGATACAATTCCGCTAATCTTGTACTGCAAATGCGAACCATTCCTTGGTACAGGTGTTCAGCTGCTTAGAAGAAACGGCACTTCTCAATCATTACGCTGCATCGAATCATACTTCTTCCGTGTCACCAAAGTAGATGACAACTGCGCAAAGCTTGAGTTGCTGACGACAACTGATGATCCAAATGGCTTACACAAATGTGCAGATCCATGCAGCCAAATCAATGGAGAAAGAACTACTTTCTACAGAACTGGCATCTGTATGACAGTAGACCTTGACTGCTTCTGCGCAGTGGTTTGCTTAGATCCAGTAGCTACAGAAGATCTATAA
- a CDS encoding CAP domain-containing protein: MNILKHGKIITVSAVMLLGLAACNNNNDEAMDIRDNRMTTLGNDRTGYWDNDANRMKQQKRRAEINAAKNGGNATSEIMQMPNGKGFLTVDPNSYSTGIPSSKYPHMEMNRGRLKLTEEQQADLDKMLAELQRRTGVELPDLQRGAIPSPEQGAAPAPEQGAAPAPQERATPAPEQGAAPAPQERATPAPEQGAAPAPQERATPAPEQGAAPAPQERATPAPEQAAPAPQERTAPTPQEEAAPAPEQKATPSGTKLSAFEAKVIDLTNEQRRKNGLPNLQPDTALSNVAQEKSNDMQAKNYFSHTSPTYGSPFDMMRDFGVSYNSAGENIAMGQQSAEEVVNAWMNSEGHRKNILSPNYTHIGVGHTTEGNYWTQMFIGK, from the coding sequence TTGAATATATTAAAGCATGGAAAAATAATTACTGTGTCAGCTGTCATGTTGTTAGGGCTTGCTGCGTGCAATAACAATAATGATGAAGCGATGGACATACGTGACAACAGAATGACAACCCTTGGAAATGACCGAACAGGTTATTGGGACAATGATGCAAATAGAATGAAGCAACAAAAACGCAGAGCAGAAATAAATGCAGCAAAAAATGGCGGTAATGCAACAAGTGAAATAATGCAAATGCCAAATGGTAAAGGATTTCTCACAGTCGACCCGAATTCCTATAGCACGGGAATACCTAGTTCGAAATATCCTCATATGGAGATGAACAGGGGTAGGCTGAAATTGACGGAGGAGCAGCAAGCTGATCTAGATAAAATGCTTGCGGAATTGCAGCGTCGTACAGGTGTAGAACTACCGGACTTGCAAAGGGGTGCAATTCCTTCACCTGAACAGGGAGCAGCGCCAGCCCCTGAACAAGGAGCAGCACCGGCACCACAGGAAAGAGCAACTCCAGCCCCTGAACAAGGAGCAGCACCGGCACCACAGGAAAGAGCAACTCCAGCCCCTGAACAAGGAGCAGCACCGGCACCACAGGAAAGAGCAACTCCAGCCCCTGAACAAGGAGCAGCACCAGCACCACAGGAAAGGGCAACTCCAGCCCCTGAACAAGCAGCACCGGCACCACAGGAAAGAACAGCACCAACTCCGCAAGAGGAAGCTGCACCGGCGCCAGAGCAAAAAGCAACACCTTCTGGTACCAAGCTAAGTGCGTTTGAAGCAAAAGTCATTGACCTGACCAACGAACAGCGCAGAAAAAATGGTTTGCCAAATCTGCAGCCCGATACAGCATTAAGCAATGTAGCACAGGAAAAATCCAATGATATGCAGGCGAAGAATTATTTTTCACATACGAGTCCTACTTATGGTTCACCGTTCGATATGATGAGGGACTTTGGGGTATCATATAACTCAGCTGGTGAGAACATCGCGATGGGCCAGCAGAGTGCAGAAGAAGTCGTGAACGCATGGATGAATAGTGAAGGCCACAGGAAAAATATTTTAAGTCCTAACTACACGCACATTGGCGTTGGGCATACAACAGAAGGGAACTACTGGACACAAATGTTTATTGGAAAATAA
- the fabI gene encoding enoyl-ACP reductase FabI, whose protein sequence is MTLSLNGKAYVVMGVANKRSIAWGIAQSLHNAGANLIFTYAGERLEKSVRELAGSLDENYLVLPCDVTNDEDVAKCFREVKEAAGTISGVAHCIAFANKDELQGDYMNVSREGFLLAHNISAYSLTAVAKEAKELMSEGGSIVTLTYLGGERAIPNYNVMGVAKASLDASVRYLAADLGKDNIRVNSISAGPIRTLSAKGVSDFNSILKEIEERAPLRRNTTPEEVGDTAVFLFSDMSRGITGENIHVDSGFHIL, encoded by the coding sequence ATGACTCTTTCACTGAACGGAAAAGCATATGTAGTAATGGGTGTTGCAAATAAACGAAGCATAGCCTGGGGAATTGCCCAGTCCCTTCACAATGCAGGAGCAAACTTGATCTTCACGTATGCAGGAGAGCGACTGGAGAAAAGTGTACGTGAGCTTGCTGGATCATTGGACGAGAACTATTTAGTATTGCCATGCGACGTTACAAACGATGAAGATGTTGCAAAATGCTTCCGGGAGGTTAAGGAAGCGGCTGGAACGATTTCTGGAGTTGCCCACTGTATCGCATTTGCGAACAAAGATGAACTGCAGGGGGACTATATGAATGTATCACGCGAAGGCTTCCTGTTAGCTCATAATATCAGCGCGTACTCACTGACAGCCGTTGCCAAGGAAGCGAAGGAACTCATGTCAGAAGGCGGAAGTATCGTTACTTTGACTTATCTTGGAGGAGAACGAGCGATACCGAATTACAATGTCATGGGTGTAGCAAAAGCATCCCTTGATGCCAGCGTCCGCTACCTTGCAGCAGACTTGGGGAAGGACAATATCCGTGTGAACTCCATTTCAGCAGGACCCATCCGTACACTATCTGCCAAAGGTGTAAGTGATTTTAATTCAATCTTGAAAGAAATCGAAGAAAGAGCTCCGCTTCGCCGCAACACAACTCCTGAAGAAGTCGGAGACACAGCTGTATTCCTGTTCAGTGACATGTCCCGCGGGATTACTGGTGAAAATATTCATGTCGATTCAGGTTTTCATATCTTATAA
- the spoVAD gene encoding stage V sporulation protein AD → MLIGKQSWQFGNRPAIESWGTSVGPFEAEGKLAADFDVLHDDLWMGEDSYEKAHRVLLEEAIKSALQKGNFNKEDMQFMLAGDLINQITPTSFTARTMEIPYFGLFGACSTSMEGLALASFIVNYKGAKKAVTGASSHNSAAEKQFRYPTEYGGQKPPTAQWTVTGGGAAVVTDNMDKQGKIVTTSATIGKVVDMGISDPFNMGGAMAPAAADTIIAHFKDMNREPSYYDLVVTGDLGRIGQATTYELLQHSGLNITKEQFKDCGLMIYSDEQPVQSGGSGAGCSASVLYGHLLNQMKKGVYKKILVVATGALLSPLSFQQKETIPCIAHAVSIEMN, encoded by the coding sequence ATGTTGATTGGAAAACAGTCATGGCAATTTGGCAACCGGCCTGCCATTGAATCATGGGGCACATCCGTCGGTCCTTTTGAAGCTGAGGGAAAACTCGCGGCTGACTTTGATGTCCTTCATGACGATTTGTGGATGGGGGAGGATTCATACGAAAAAGCTCATAGAGTTTTACTTGAAGAAGCAATTAAATCAGCTTTGCAAAAGGGAAACTTCAATAAAGAGGACATGCAGTTCATGCTCGCCGGCGATTTAATCAATCAGATTACTCCGACGAGTTTCACGGCAAGGACGATGGAAATCCCTTATTTTGGTCTCTTTGGTGCTTGCTCTACCTCAATGGAGGGTCTTGCTCTGGCATCATTCATCGTGAACTACAAGGGAGCAAAAAAGGCTGTAACAGGTGCTTCAAGCCACAATTCGGCAGCAGAAAAACAATTTCGCTACCCTACAGAATATGGCGGACAAAAGCCACCGACAGCGCAATGGACAGTAACCGGAGGAGGAGCTGCAGTGGTCACTGATAACATGGATAAACAGGGGAAAATCGTCACCACCTCTGCCACTATCGGGAAAGTAGTGGATATGGGAATTTCTGATCCCTTTAACATGGGTGGGGCAATGGCGCCTGCAGCAGCGGACACAATCATTGCTCACTTCAAAGATATGAATCGTGAACCATCGTATTATGATTTAGTTGTAACAGGTGATCTTGGAAGAATAGGGCAGGCTACAACATACGAACTTTTGCAGCATTCTGGACTGAATATAACCAAGGAACAATTTAAGGATTGCGGTTTGATGATTTATAGCGATGAACAGCCGGTCCAATCTGGCGGCAGCGGAGCTGGATGTTCAGCCTCGGTACTGTATGGTCACTTATTGAATCAAATGAAAAAAGGTGTCTATAAGAAAATTCTTGTTGTTGCAACAGGGGCTCTTTTATCACCACTGTCATTTCAGCAAAAAGAAACCATTCCATGTATAGCCCATGCTGTCTCAATTGAAATGAACTAG
- the mgtE gene encoding magnesium transporter, with translation MEALYSEKIDDFRAEFLELHPYDQAAFFGELKDEERAKVYNFLSPEEMVDLFENLESDEEDFKDVLAQMNPNYAADMLSNMYADDAVDVLNELDKDQVVSYLTIMDEDAAQEIKDLLHYEEYTAGSIMTTEFIAISANQTVRSAMYILKKEAPQAETIYYIFVVDEDKRLAGVISLRDLIVADDETMIAEIMNDRVVSVSVGEDQEEVARMMRDYNFLALPVVDFQNHLLGIITVDDIMDVMEEEASDDYSKLAGIADLDTVDRNPLTAAKKRLPWLIILLFMGMFTASLIGRFEDTLDKVAILAVFIPLIAGMAGNTGTQALAVAVRGIATGDLEKESKWNIILREAGTGFITGAVCGILITFVVYFWKGELFLGALVGISIFITLIIATLAGSLVPLLMHRLKIDPAVASGPFITTINDIISILIYFGIATAFMSYLTK, from the coding sequence ATGGAAGCACTTTACTCTGAGAAAATTGATGATTTCCGTGCGGAATTTTTAGAACTGCACCCGTACGATCAGGCAGCTTTTTTCGGTGAACTGAAAGATGAAGAGCGCGCGAAAGTGTATAACTTCCTCTCGCCTGAAGAGATGGTCGACTTATTTGAAAATCTGGAATCAGATGAAGAAGACTTTAAAGATGTGCTGGCTCAAATGAATCCTAATTATGCGGCTGATATGCTATCGAATATGTATGCGGATGACGCTGTCGATGTGCTGAATGAGCTTGATAAAGACCAGGTTGTCAGTTATTTGACGATCATGGATGAAGATGCAGCACAAGAAATCAAGGACTTGCTGCATTATGAGGAATACACAGCCGGTAGTATCATGACGACAGAATTCATTGCGATTTCTGCTAACCAGACTGTCAGATCGGCGATGTATATCCTGAAAAAAGAGGCGCCACAGGCTGAGACAATTTACTATATCTTTGTAGTAGATGAAGATAAAAGACTGGCTGGTGTTATTTCATTGCGTGACCTGATTGTTGCAGATGATGAAACCATGATTGCCGAGATTATGAATGACCGTGTTGTTTCCGTTTCTGTAGGGGAGGACCAGGAAGAAGTCGCACGGATGATGAGAGATTATAATTTTCTCGCTCTTCCAGTCGTTGACTTTCAAAATCATCTCCTCGGAATCATCACTGTTGATGACATAATGGACGTTATGGAGGAAGAGGCATCAGATGACTATTCAAAACTGGCAGGTATAGCAGATCTTGATACCGTTGACAGAAATCCATTAACCGCTGCAAAGAAGCGTCTGCCATGGCTGATCATCTTGCTCTTTATGGGCATGTTCACAGCAAGTCTTATTGGAAGATTTGAGGATACATTGGATAAGGTAGCTATTTTAGCTGTTTTCATCCCCTTGATTGCCGGGATGGCGGGTAATACAGGTACACAGGCACTGGCTGTAGCTGTCAGGGGGATTGCAACTGGGGATCTTGAGAAAGAGAGCAAATGGAATATTATCCTGAGGGAAGCGGGAACTGGATTTATTACTGGTGCAGTTTGCGGTATCCTTATCACATTCGTCGTCTATTTTTGGAAAGGTGAACTATTCCTCGGAGCCCTCGTAGGCATCTCCATTTTCATTACACTAATCATTGCAACACTTGCGGGTTCACTTGTGCCTTTGCTGATGCACCGGCTTAAGATTGACCCGGCTGTGGCATCTGGACCATTCATTACAACGATAAATGATATTATCAGCATCTTGATCTATTTCGGGATTGCAACTGCATTTATGAGTTATCTAACAAAATAA
- the spoVAC gene encoding stage V sporulation protein AC, with protein sequence MGDKQKQKLTPEQQKYQQLEQKHELKRPVVKNCIKAFLVGGLICTIGQAITYFYIYFFNFTEQTAGNPTVATMIFLSMLLTGFGVYDHIGQFAGAGSAVPVTGFGNSVISAAIEHRTEGFVLGVGGNMFKLAGSVILFGVFAAFVVALVKTLLIMMGVL encoded by the coding sequence ATGGGGGATAAACAAAAGCAAAAATTAACACCTGAGCAGCAGAAATATCAACAGCTGGAACAAAAACATGAACTTAAACGCCCAGTGGTTAAAAATTGCATCAAAGCATTTTTAGTTGGTGGTTTGATCTGCACCATTGGTCAGGCAATAACCTATTTTTATATATACTTTTTTAATTTTACCGAGCAAACAGCCGGAAATCCCACGGTTGCTACGATGATTTTCCTTTCTATGCTGCTAACTGGATTCGGAGTCTATGACCATATCGGTCAATTCGCAGGAGCAGGTAGTGCAGTACCGGTGACTGGCTTTGGAAATTCCGTCATTTCGGCAGCGATTGAGCATCGAACTGAGGGCTTTGTTCTTGGTGTCGGAGGAAATATGTTCAAATTAGCAGGATCAGTAATCCTTTTTGGAGTCTTTGCAGCCTTTGTCGTTGCACTTGTAAAAACTTTGCTGATAATGATGGGGGTGCTGTAA
- a CDS encoding DUF421 domain-containing protein — protein MPDIFRTIIRSILLIVGLFVITKLLGKKQLSSLSFFEYIVGITVGDIAGTLAMDPDLSLRDGITSLVVWSFVPLAISTISLKSRAFRNVVEGKSTTFIENGNILEKNMRKEKYSIDELLEQLRKKSVFKVADVEFASLDSNGELSVLLKKAKQPVKYEDIGIKVKEESPPVTVLIDGELINENLRRAGLNRDTLIDKIHEKGYEPRQVFFAEIDSNQKLNLDLYDEFISSHFPDFDQI, from the coding sequence ATGCCGGATATTTTTAGGACTATCATACGATCCATATTGCTGATTGTGGGATTATTTGTCATTACAAAACTCCTTGGGAAAAAGCAATTATCAAGTCTGTCTTTTTTTGAATATATCGTTGGCATCACTGTAGGAGATATTGCCGGTACATTAGCGATGGATCCTGATTTGAGCTTAAGGGATGGAATTACCAGTCTGGTTGTCTGGTCGTTCGTCCCTTTGGCAATTTCCACGATATCCTTAAAAAGCAGAGCCTTTCGCAATGTAGTTGAGGGGAAATCAACTACATTCATTGAAAATGGCAATATTCTCGAGAAAAATATGCGTAAGGAAAAATATAGCATAGATGAACTCCTGGAACAACTCCGCAAGAAAAGTGTATTCAAAGTGGCTGATGTAGAGTTTGCTTCGCTTGATTCGAATGGTGAACTGAGTGTTTTATTGAAAAAAGCCAAGCAGCCTGTAAAGTATGAAGATATTGGAATCAAAGTGAAAGAAGAGTCTCCACCGGTGACGGTTTTGATCGACGGTGAATTAATCAATGAAAACTTAAGGCGCGCTGGTTTGAATCGAGATACATTGATAGATAAGATTCACGAAAAAGGATATGAGCCGCGTCAAGTATTTTTTGCAGAAATTGATTCAAACCAAAAGCTCAATCTTGATCTATATGATGAATTTATATCGAGTCATTTCCCGGACTTTGATCAAATTTAA
- a CDS encoding YjcZ family sporulation protein, which translates to MSYGWCGGGYGYGGGGYGGSTFVLIVVLFILLIIVGASFYS; encoded by the coding sequence ATGAGCTACGGTTGGTGTGGCGGCGGCTACGGCTACGGCGGTGGCGGATACGGAGGCTCCACTTTCGTATTGATTGTCGTTTTGTTCATTTTGTTGATTATTGTAGGAGCCAGCTTCTACAGCTAA
- a CDS encoding DUF1360 domain-containing protein, with translation MGSWLDLCLLVFASFRLTRLIVYDTITEFLRAPFHHSVEEIMEDGSTETYIEIKGEGIKYWMGELLSCHWCTGIWATSFLYAGYELIPHLSMPVITVLGIAGIASVIQHHFIKD, from the coding sequence ATGGGTAGTTGGCTGGATTTATGTCTTCTTGTATTTGCGAGCTTTCGTCTGACGAGGCTCATTGTTTACGATACAATCACTGAATTCCTTCGAGCACCATTTCATCATTCTGTGGAGGAAATCATGGAGGATGGCAGTACGGAAACTTATATAGAAATTAAAGGAGAGGGAATTAAATATTGGATGGGGGAGCTATTAAGCTGCCACTGGTGTACTGGTATTTGGGCAACTTCTTTCCTATATGCTGGCTATGAATTGATACCACATCTTTCAATGCCAGTCATCACAGTGCTGGGAATCGCCGGTATCGCTTCAGTGATTCAGCATCATTTCATTAAAGACTGA
- the prpE gene encoding bis(5'-nucleosyl)-tetraphosphatase PrpE, giving the protein MNLDLIGDLHGCYVEFEILTKRLGYDWSSGLPVHPGGRHLAFVGDLTDRGPESLKTANLVWELVVNKKSAFYVPGNHCNKLYRYLLGNKVQTTHGLETTVAEFMSLKPEQKNEFREKFLQLYDSAPLYHVLDKGRLVVAHAGIREDYIGKSNSKVKTFVLYGDITGQSNPDGTPVRRDWARNYQGKAIIVYGHTPVKEPRVINNTYNIDTGVVFGGNLTALRYPEMELVSVPSTMAFVPEKFREIK; this is encoded by the coding sequence TTGAATCTTGATCTAATAGGCGATCTTCATGGCTGTTATGTTGAATTTGAAATACTCACCAAAAGACTTGGATACGACTGGAGCTCTGGCCTTCCGGTTCATCCCGGTGGACGGCACCTTGCTTTTGTCGGTGACCTGACTGACCGCGGACCAGAATCATTAAAAACCGCAAATCTGGTTTGGGAGTTAGTGGTAAATAAAAAATCCGCTTTCTATGTCCCCGGGAACCATTGCAATAAACTGTACCGCTATCTGTTAGGAAATAAAGTCCAGACGACTCATGGCCTTGAGACAACTGTTGCAGAGTTTATGTCGTTGAAACCAGAGCAGAAAAATGAGTTCCGTGAAAAATTCCTTCAATTATATGATTCTGCCCCTTTATACCACGTCCTCGACAAGGGCCGACTTGTGGTGGCGCATGCCGGGATCCGCGAAGATTACATCGGGAAAAGCAACTCTAAAGTAAAAACATTTGTCCTTTACGGTGACATCACAGGTCAAAGCAATCCAGACGGAACTCCTGTACGGCGTGATTGGGCTAGGAACTATCAAGGAAAAGCAATCATTGTTTATGGGCATACACCGGTCAAAGAGCCTAGAGTCATCAATAATACGTACAATATCGATACAGGAGTTGTTTTTGGCGGCAATTTGACAGCCCTGCGGTATCCTGAGATGGAACTAGTATCCGTTCCCTCTACCATGGCATTCGTTCCGGAAAAATTCAGGGAAATAAAATAA
- a CDS encoding YhcN/YlaJ family sporulation lipoprotein gives MMNIKNAVSVLAVSMLIGAGIAGCTSFGKTSPDSRKSMIQSVNPDPGATNDLDEKNIKLAKKVKKDIAALDEIYDVAVIVGKEDILVAYKVKHLKRFGMKRIEKEINKKLEKNYPDDDFIVSSDYKIFIEAVELRERMKDPSFPDKKAEEQLQRIISLKKELT, from the coding sequence ATGATGAATATAAAAAATGCTGTAAGCGTTTTAGCGGTATCCATGCTGATTGGTGCCGGCATAGCTGGCTGTACTTCTTTTGGAAAAACATCTCCAGATAGCAGGAAATCAATGATTCAGTCAGTCAATCCAGACCCAGGAGCGACAAATGACCTTGACGAGAAGAATATCAAACTGGCTAAGAAGGTCAAGAAAGATATCGCTGCCCTTGATGAAATTTATGATGTTGCCGTCATTGTAGGTAAAGAGGACATTTTGGTGGCATATAAGGTCAAGCACTTGAAGCGATTTGGCATGAAGCGGATTGAAAAAGAAATCAATAAGAAACTGGAAAAGAATTATCCTGATGATGATTTCATTGTTTCAAGTGATTATAAAATTTTTATTGAAGCAGTCGAGCTTAGGGAGAGAATGAAAGATCCGTCCTTTCCAGATAAAAAAGCAGAGGAACAATTGCAGCGGATTATTTCTTTGAAAAAAGAATTAACTTAA
- a CDS encoding CotO family spore coat protein: protein MARRKKRLNPLLYIDQRTYGDVSTSMQEKFIFDDREQIEEVGLQQNEKGTGDIPVTADSADIKMENREDETEETEKKPFKDMSITEKIDYLEQFPASIVKIQYSFITTENKFVGYFLSKDEEYIRIFPRNKRKPISILINEIKDIKISGL from the coding sequence ATGGCCCGTAGAAAAAAACGATTGAACCCACTGTTATATATTGACCAGCGGACTTATGGAGATGTTTCAACAAGCATGCAAGAAAAATTCATATTCGATGATCGTGAGCAAATAGAAGAGGTTGGGCTTCAACAGAATGAAAAAGGCACTGGAGATATTCCAGTGACAGCAGACTCTGCAGATATCAAAATGGAAAATAGAGAAGACGAAACCGAAGAAACGGAGAAGAAGCCGTTTAAGGACATGTCCATCACAGAAAAGATCGATTACCTGGAGCAGTTTCCAGCATCGATTGTAAAAATCCAGTATAGTTTCATTACAACGGAAAATAAGTTTGTAGGATACTTTTTATCAAAAGATGAGGAGTATATCCGTATCTTTCCGCGAAATAAGAGAAAGCCAATTAGTATACTCATTAACGAAATCAAGGATATCAAGATCAGCGGTTTATAA
- the spoVAE gene encoding stage V sporulation protein AE, with product MLPMFFWAFVVGGLICVFGQLMFDIAKLTPGHTMSLLVVIGAVLDGFGLYEPLIDFAGAGATIPITSFGNSLVHGALQEAEQHGLVGVLTGMFEITSSGISAAVIFGFIGALIFKPKG from the coding sequence TTGCTACCTATGTTTTTCTGGGCTTTTGTTGTCGGAGGCTTAATCTGTGTATTTGGTCAGCTAATGTTTGATATCGCGAAATTGACACCAGGGCATACGATGAGCCTGCTTGTCGTTATTGGGGCTGTCCTGGATGGATTTGGACTTTATGAACCTTTGATTGATTTCGCAGGTGCAGGGGCTACGATTCCCATCACAAGCTTTGGGAATTCGCTTGTTCACGGAGCGCTTCAGGAAGCGGAACAACACGGTCTGGTTGGTGTCCTGACAGGCATGTTTGAAATCACAAGTTCAGGTATTTCGGCTGCTGTAATTTTCGGTTTTATCGGCGCCCTTATTTTTAAGCCAAAAGGCTGA